A single genomic interval of Hevea brasiliensis isolate MT/VB/25A 57/8 chromosome 4, ASM3005281v1, whole genome shotgun sequence harbors:
- the LOC110640714 gene encoding dihydrolipoyllysine-residue succinyltransferase component of 2-oxoglutarate dehydrogenase complex 2, mitochondrial: MMLGVLRRRVTTGGSSSLILRQSLQSIRPAASTPRVCSLPEKEILLHPTPRGFGHVCYFSHLISPGRSVSSGLMRDFISVELMALKQMWSRPFSSDGGDSVDVVVPFMGESITDGTLAKFLKNPGDRVEVDEPIAQIETDKVTIDVASPEAGVIKEFVAKEGETVEPGTKVAVISKSGEGVAHVAPSEKITKKAAPNKESAPQEKKEEKPKVETGPTTEKPKTQAPASRKPSATEPQLPPKERERRVPMTRLRKRVATRLKDSQNTFAMLTTFNEVDMTNLMKLRSDYKDAFVEKHGVKLGLMSGFVKAAVSGLQNQPIINAVIDGDDIIYRDYVDVSIAVGTPKGLVVPVIRNADNMNFAEIEKEINTLAKKANDGTISIDEMAGGSFTISNGGVYGSLLSTPIINPPQSAILGMHSIVTRPMVIGGNIVPRPMMYIALTYDHRLIDGREAVFFLRRIKDVVEDPRRLLLDI; the protein is encoded by the exons ATGATGTTGGGGGTTTTAAGGAGAAGAGTTACCACTGGAGGCTCATCTTCTTTG ATTTTGAGGCAGTCCTTGCAGAGCATTCGACCTGCGGCATCTACTCCTAGAGTTTGCTCTCTTCCTGAGAAGGAG ATTTTACTTCATCCAACTCCAAGAGGTTTTGGGCATGTCTGTTACTTCAGCCACCTCATTTCACCTG GTCGTTCGGTTAGTTCAGGGCTCATGAG GGATTTTATCAGCGTTGAGCTTATGGCCCTCAAGCAAATGTGGAGCAGGCCATTTTCTTCAGATGGTG GGGATTCAGTTGATGTTGTTGTCCCTTTTATGGGTGAATCCATCACTGATGGCACTTTGGCAAAATTCTTGAAGA ATCCTGGTGATAGGGTAGAAGTTGATGAGCCAATTGCTCAAATTGAGACAGATAAG GTGACAATTGATGTGGCTAGTCCAGAAGCAGGTGTGATAAAAGAG TTTGTAGCCAAGGAAGGGGAGACTGTTGAACCAGGAACTAAGGTTGCTGTTATTTCAAAGTCTGGCGAAGGTGTAGCCCATGTAGCTCCCTCTGAGAAAATAACAAAGAAAGCTGCTCCTAATAAGGAATCTGCTCCTCaagaaaagaaagaggaaaagccTAAAGTTGAAACTGGTCCCACAACAGAGAAGCCTAAAACACAAGCACCAGCATCACGTAAACCCTCTGCTACAGAACCTCAGCTTCCCCCTAAGGAAAGAGAAAGACGA GTTCCTATGACAAGGCTCCGAAAAAGGGTTGCAACCCGATTGAAGGACTCTCAAAACACATTTGCAATGTTAACTACATTCAACGAAGTTGATAT GACTAACTTGATGAAGCTCAGGTCTGATTATAAGGATGCTTTTGTTGAAAAGCATGGAGTTAAGTTGGGCCTTATGTCAGGATTTGTAAAG GCTGCTGTAAGTGGGCTTCAGAATCAACCTATTATAAATGCAGTTATTGATGGGGATGATATTATATATAGAGATTATGTAGACGTCAGTATTGCTGTTGGAACTCCTAAG GGCCTTGTTGTCCCAGTTATTCGCAATGCCGATAATATGAATTTTGCTGAGATAGAGAAGGAGATCAACACCCTTGCAAAGAAAGCAAATGATGGAACAATATCAATTGATGAGATGGCTGGAGGCTCATTTACAATATCGAATGGAGGAGTTTATGGAAGTCTTTTGAGCACACCTATCATTAACCCTCCTCAG TCGGCTATTTTGGGCATGCATTCAATAGTGACCCGTCCAATGGTTATTGGAGGCAATATTGTGCCCAGGCCAATGATGTATATTGCTCTAACGTATGACCATAGACTGATTGATGGAAGAGAGGCAGTTTTCTTCTTGCGCCGTATCAAAGATGTGGTGGAGGACCCACGCAGGCTGCTTCTTGACATTTGA
- the LOC110640750 gene encoding glycine-rich protein 5-like produces MSSKLILVLLLGALVCTASSARKIVDRKGSSFQDEKNSFHRRPRLGGGIGGGGGGGFGGGGGGGLGGGSGGGAGFGGGAGGGLGGGAGGGGGFGGGGGGGGGGGIGGGAGFGGGAGGGFGGGAGAGGGLGGGGGGAGGGGGFGGGGGGGLGGGAGGGFGAGGGAGGELP; encoded by the coding sequence ATGTCTTCGAAATTGATTCTTGTATTGCTTCTTGGTGCTCTTGTTTGCACTGCTAGTAGTGCCAGAAAGATTGTGGACAGGAAGGGTAGTTCTTTTCAGGATGAGAAGAACTCATTTCACCGCCGCCCTAGGCTTGGTGGCGGTATtggtggtggaggtggtggtgggtttggaggtggaggtggcggtGGGTTAGGTGGTGGCTCTGGCGGTGGAGCAGGATTTGGTGGGGGTGCTGGAGGTGGACTTGGAGGGGGTGCTGGTGGTGGAGGAGGGTTTGGAGGTGGGGGTGGGGGTGGGGGTGGTGGAGGAATAGGAGGCGGTGCTGGTTTTGGAGGGGGAGCTGGTGGTGGGTTTGGAGGTGGTGCTGGTGCTGGTGGTGGccttggtggtggtggtggcggtgctggaggtggaggtggctttgGAGGAGGTGGCGGTGGTGGACTTGGTGGTGGAGCTGGCGGTGGGTTTGGTGCTGGTGGTGGCGCTGGTGGTGAACTGCCTTGA
- the LOC110642255 gene encoding imidazole glycerol phosphate synthase hisHF, chloroplastic-like — protein MRRSRFKILGCDRRAEAEERRCWSFSTEKIFAFEVISDEGSILSDIPSVQVIACLDVRTNDKGDLVVTKGDQYDVREQTKENEARNLGNPVELAGQYYKDGADEVSFLNFTGFRGFPLGDLPMLQVLRYTSENVFVPLTVGGGIRDFTDANGRYYSSLEVASEYFRSGADKISIGSDAVYATEEYLRTKVKTGKSSIEQISRVYGNQAVVVSIDPRRVYLKNPSDLEFKAVRVTNPGPNGEEYAWY, from the exons atgcgccggtcacggttcaaaATTTTGGGTTGTGACAGAAGAGCGGAGGCAGAAGAGCGGAG ATGTTGGTCTTTCAGTACTGAGAAGATTTTTGCTTTCGAAGTCATCTCTGATGAAG GTTCTATTCTAAGTGATATTCCTTCTGTTCAGGTAATTGCTTGTCTTGATGTGAGGACAAATGATAAAGGAGATCTAGTTGTAACCAAAGGAGACCAGTATGATGTAAGAGAACAAACAAAAGAAAATGAG GCTAGAAACCTTGGCAACCCAGTGGAGCTTGCTGGACAATATTACAAAGATGGGGCTGATGAG GTTAGTTTTCTGAATTTTACTGGTTTCCGAGGCTTCCCTTTAGGTGATTTGCCAATGTTGCAG GTTTTGAGGTACACTTCAGAAAATGTTTTTGTACCACTGACTGTTGGAGGTGGAATTAGAGATTTTACAGATGCTAATGGCAG GTACTATTCTAGTTTAGAAGTTGCTTCAGAATATTTTAGGTCAGGTGCAGATAAAATTTCTATTGGAAGTGATGCTGTCTATGCTACAGAAGAATACTTAAGAACTAAA GTAAAGACTGGAAAGAGCAGCATAGAACAGATATCTAGAGTCTATGGAAATCAG GCAGTGGTTGTAAGTATTGATCCTCGTAGAGTCTACCTCAAGAATCCTAGTGACTTAGAGTTCAAGGCTGTAAGGGTTACTAACCCAG GTCCAAATGGAGAAGAATATGCCTGGTATTAG